One part of the Olleya sp. YS genome encodes these proteins:
- the rimK gene encoding 30S ribosomal protein S6--L-glutamate ligase, translating into MNIVILSRNANLYSTDRLVEEGEHRGHRIEIIDPLKCDIIIEKEKPTIYYKDRYLDYVDAVIPRIGASVTFYGCAVVRQFEMMNVFTTASSDAILRSRDKLKSLQRLSKAGIGMPKTVFTNYSRDVEEVIEHVGGVPVIIKLLEGTQGLGVVLAETKNAAESVLEAFNGLEARVIVQEFIKEAKGADLRALVVDGHVVGAMKRQGKDGEFRSNLHRGGSADIIKLSEDELRVAMKASKALRLPVCGVDMLQSARGPLLLEVNSSPGLEGIEKATGRNIARSIITYIEKNRK; encoded by the coding sequence ATGAACATTGTTATTTTATCTCGCAACGCTAATTTATATTCTACAGACCGATTGGTTGAAGAAGGTGAACATAGAGGTCATAGAATAGAAATTATTGATCCGCTTAAGTGTGATATAATTATAGAAAAAGAAAAACCAACTATTTACTATAAAGATCGTTATTTAGATTATGTAGATGCTGTTATACCACGTATAGGTGCTTCTGTTACTTTCTACGGTTGCGCAGTGGTCAGACAATTTGAAATGATGAATGTCTTTACAACAGCATCATCTGATGCAATACTAAGATCTAGAGATAAACTAAAAAGTTTACAACGCTTAAGTAAAGCAGGAATTGGCATGCCTAAAACAGTTTTTACTAATTATTCTAGAGATGTCGAAGAAGTTATTGAGCATGTAGGTGGTGTCCCTGTTATTATCAAACTTCTTGAAGGAACTCAAGGGTTAGGTGTGGTTTTAGCAGAAACTAAAAATGCAGCAGAATCTGTTTTAGAAGCTTTTAACGGACTTGAAGCCAGAGTTATAGTACAGGAATTTATAAAGGAAGCTAAAGGTGCCGATTTACGTGCTTTAGTTGTAGATGGTCATGTGGTTGGAGCTATGAAACGTCAAGGTAAGGATGGCGAATTTAGGTCTAATTTACACAGAGGTGGTAGTGCAGATATTATTAAATTAAGTGAAGACGAATTAAGGGTAGCTATGAAAGCGTCTAAAGCATTAAGATTACCTGTTTGTGGAGTAGATATGTTACAATCTGCAAGAGGTCCATTATTGTTAGAAGTTAACTCTAGTCCAGGATTAGAAGGTATAGAAAAAGCTACAGGTAGGAATATAGCGCGTAGCATTATTACCTACATAGAAAAAAACAGAAAGTAA
- a CDS encoding RimK/LysX family protein, which produces MTKKTIGRTDKIDFPKLDLFEVDCKIDTGAYTSAIHCSEVRVEKDGLHCTFYSKGHPNFNSKTKVFKDYTFTDVKSSNGYVENRYKIKTDVVFFGKTYKINLTLSTRDDMRFPVLIGRQFLKRKFLVDVDLQNQSFNSNN; this is translated from the coding sequence ATGACTAAAAAAACAATTGGTAGAACAGATAAAATTGACTTCCCAAAGTTGGATTTATTTGAAGTGGACTGTAAAATAGATACTGGAGCATATACGTCTGCCATACATTGTTCTGAGGTAAGAGTAGAAAAGGATGGTTTACATTGCACGTTTTACAGTAAAGGTCATCCAAATTTTAACAGTAAAACTAAAGTCTTTAAAGATTATACTTTTACAGATGTTAAAAGCAGTAATGGCTATGTAGAAAACCGCTATAAAATAAAAACAGATGTTGTTTTTTTTGGTAAAACATATAAGATTAACTTAACTTTAAGCACGAGAGATGACATGAGATTTCCTGTTTTAATTGGTCGCCAATTTTTAAAACGTAAATTTTTAGTAGATGTTGATCTTCAAAACCAATCCTTTAATTCAAACAACTAA